A genome region from Panthera leo isolate Ple1 chromosome A2, P.leo_Ple1_pat1.1, whole genome shotgun sequence includes the following:
- the LOC122214145 gene encoding plasmalemma vesicle-associated protein: MGLAAEHGAYSREGGGPRGCWYYLRYFFLFVSLIQFLIILGLVLFMVYGNVHVSTESNLQATERRAEGLYSQLVGLTASQANLSKELNLTSRTRDTVMQLLGSARRDLDRINASFRQCQADRVISMNNERYMAAIILSEKECQEHLKEANRSSDALLLALNQKAKMLEVELAKEKQVCAKDKEGLALNKRLVEDQLAECGKAREQQRQERQLAEDRLQKVQTLCLPLDKDKFETELRNLWRDSIIPRTLDTMGYNLYHPLGSELTSIRRTCDHMPALMSTKVDELARSLRAGIERVARESSDVQRQKLEVERSLQATQAAREKAEKEAQAREAKLQAECARQTQLALEEKAALRKERDSLAKELEEKKREAEQLKMQLAVSRSTLDACIKAKSQLIPGPRPVGPAPNPQPIDPAGLEEFKRRILESQRLPVGAAAPSSG, from the exons ATGGGGCTGGCGGCGGAGCACGGCGCGTACTCCCGGGAGGGGGGCGGCCCGAGGGGCTGCTGGTACTACCTGCGCTACTTTTTCCTCTTCGTGTCGCTCATTCAGTTCCTCATCATCCTGGGCCTCGTCCTCTTCATGGTCTACGGCAACGTGCACGTGAGCACGGAATCCAACCTGCAGGCCACCGAGCGCCGGGCCGAGGGCCTGTACAGCCAGCTCGTGGGGCTCACGGCCTCCCAGGCCAACCTGTCCAAGGAGCTCAACCTCACCTCCCGCACCAGGGACACCGTCATGCAGCTGCTGGGGAGCGCCCGCCGCGATCTGGACCGGATCAACGCCAGCTTCCGCCAGTGCCAGGCTGACCGG GTGATCTCCATGAACAACGAGCGGTATATGGCAGCCATCATCCTGAGTGAGAAGGAATGTCAAGAACACCTGAAGGAAGCTAACAGGAGCTCCGATG CCTTGCTCCTAGCGCTGAACCAGAAGGCCAAGATGCTGGAGGTGGAACTGGCGAAGGAGAAGCAGGTGTGCGCCAAAGACAAGGAGGGCCTGGCGTTGAACAAGCGGCTGGTGGAGGACCAGCTGGCCGAGTGTGGCAAGGCCCGGGAGCAGCAGCGGCAGGAGCGACAGCTGGCCGAGGATCGCCTGCAGAAGGTGCAGACCCTCTGCCTCCCGCTGGACAAGGACAAGTTTGAGACGGAGCTGCGGAACCTCTGGCGGGACTCCATCATCCCGCGCACCCTGGACACCATGGGCTACAACCTGTACCACCCTCTCGGCTCCGAGCTGACCTCCATCCGGAGGACCTGCGACCACATGCCCGCCCTCATGAGCACCAAGGTGGACGAGCTGGCCCGGAGCCTGCGGGCCGGCATCGAGCGCGTGGCCCGCGAGAGCTCGGACGTCCAGCGCCAGAAGCTGGAGGTCGAGCGGAGCCTGCAGGCCACTCAGGCGGCCAGGGAGAAGGCGGAGAAGGAGGCCCAGGCCCGAGAGGCCAAGCTCCAGGCCGAATGCGCCCGGCAGACCCAGCTAGCCCTGGAGGAGAAGGCGGCTCTGCGGAAGGAGCGAGATAGCCTGGCaaaggagctggaggagaagaAGCGGGAGGCAGAGCAGCTCAAGATGCAGCTGGCCGTCAGCCGCTCCACCTTGGACGCCTGCATCAAGGCCAAG TCGCAGCTGATACCTGGACCAAGACCTGTgggccctgcccccaacccccagcccatCG ACCCAGCTGGCCTCGAGGAATTCAAGAGAAGGATCCTGGAATCCCAGAGGCTTCCCGTAGGGGCTGCAGCCCCATCCAG TGGctga
- the GTPBP3 gene encoding tRNA modification GTPase GTPBP3, mitochondrial isoform X1 — translation MWRGLWTLVARAARGPRSPRPCTRQGSGVPVPGSGATIFALSSGHGRCGIAVIRTSGPASGHALRSLTAPRDLPPARSACLRLLSHPRSGEPLDRALVLWFPGPQSFTGEDCAEFHVHGGPAVVSGVLQALGSVPGLRPAEAGEFTRRAFAHGKLSLTEVEGLADLIHAETEAQRRQALRQLDGELGHLCHGWAGTLTKALAHVEAYIDFGEDDNLEEGVLEQGGSCKGWGHLVSQPPEAPSLPPLCSLPSTANSEVRELQLALGAHLRDARRGQRLRSGAHVVVAGPPNAGKSSLVNLLSRKPVSIVSPEPGTTRDVLETPVDLAGFPALLSDTAGLREGAGPVEQEGVRRARERLEQADLILAVLDASDLASPSSRNFLDTVVAPAGAGSPNGNSQRLLLVLNKSDLLPPGGPDPSPNLRPHLLLSCLTGEGLDGLLEALRKELAEVCGDPSTGPPLLTRARHQHHLQGCLDALGHYTQTKDLALAAEALRLARGHLARITGGGGTEEILDIIFRDFCVGK, via the exons ATGTGGCGGGGGTTGTGGACCCTGGTAGCCCGGGCCGCACGTGGGCCTCGCAG TCCCAGACCGTGCACGCGCCAGGGCAGCGGCGTCCCGGTCCCCGGTTCCGGGGCCACTATCTTCGCGCTGAGTTCCGGCCACGGCCGCTGCGGCATCGCGGTGATCCGAACCAGCGGCCCCGCCAGCGGCCACGCCCTCCGGAGCCTCACGGCGCCCCGGGACTTGCCCCCGGCTCGCAGCGCCTGCCTGCGCCTGCTCAGCCACCCCCGTTCCGGGGAGCCGTTGGATCGCGCGCTGGTGCTCTGGTTCCCAG GTCCCCAAAGTTTCACGGGTGAGGACTGCGCCGAGTTCCACGTGCACGGAGGCCCGGCGGTGGTGAGTGGCGTCCTGCAGGCCCTGG GTAGCGTGCCAGGGCTGCGGCCAGCGGAGGCCGGTGAGTTCACCAGACGGGCATTCGCCCACGGGAAGCTGAGCCTGACCGAGGTGGAGGGGCTGGCGGATCTAATTCATGCGGAAACCGAGGCGCAGCGGCGGCAGGCGCTGAGACAGCTGGACGGAGAACTGGGCCACCTCTGCCACGGCTGGGCCGGGACCCTCACTAAG gctctggcTCATGTGGAGGCCTATATCGACTTTGGTGAGGATGACAACCTGGAGGAGGGCGTCCTGGAGCAAGGTGGGTCCTGCAAGGGATGGGGACATCTGGTGTCTCAGCCCCCGGAggccccctcactccctcccctctgctctcttccATCCACAGCTAACAGCGAAGTGCGGGAGCTGCAGCTGGCACTGGGCGCACATCTTCGAGATGCCAGGCGCGGGCAGAGGCTTCGCTCAGGGGCGCACGTAGTGGTCGCAGGACCCCCCAACGCTGGCAAGAGCAGCCTGGTGAACCTACTCA GCCGGAAGCCTGTGTCCATAGTGTCTCCGGAACCGGGGACCACCCGCGACGTGCTGGAGACCCCCGTGGACCTGGCCGGGTTCCCGGCGCTGCTGAGCGACACGGCGGGGTTGCGGGAGGGCGCTGGGCCCGTGGAGCAGGAGGGCGTGCGGCGCGCCCGGGAGAG GCTTGAGCAGGCTGACCTCATTCTGGCCGTGCTGGATGCTTCTGACCTGGCCTCTCCGTCCAGCCGCAACTTCCTGGACACCGTTGTCGCCCCCGCCGGAGCTGGGAGCCCCAATGGGAACAGCCAGCGCCTCCTGCTGGTGCTCAACAAATCGGACTTACTGCCTCCAGGCGGCCCCGACCCCAGTCCCAACCTGCGCCCGCACCTGCTGCTGTCCTGCTTGACCGGAGAGGGGCTGGATGGCCTCCTGGAGGCGCTGAGGAAGGAGCTGGCCGAAGT GTGTGGGGACCCGTCCACAGGCCCACCGCTCCTGACGCGTGCAAGGCACCAGCATCACCTACAGGGCTGCCTGGACGCTCTTGGCCACTACACGCAGACTAAGGACCTGGCCCTGGCTGCTGAGGCTCTGCGACTCGCCCGGGGGCACCTGGCCCGCATCACCGGCGGAGGGGGCACTGAGGAAATCCTGGATATCATCTTCCGGGACTTCTGCGTGGGCAAGTGA
- the GTPBP3 gene encoding tRNA modification GTPase GTPBP3, mitochondrial isoform X2, with protein sequence MWRGLWTLVARAARGPRSPRPCTRQGSGVPVPGSGATIFALSSGHGRCGIAVIRTSGPASGHALRSLTAPRDLPPARSACLRLLSHPRSGEPLDRALVLWFPGPQSFTGEDCAEFHVHGGPAVVSGVLQALGSVPGLRPAEAGEFTRRAFAHGKLSLTEVEGLADLIHAETEAQRRQALRQLDGELGHLCHGWAGTLTKALAHVEAYIDFGEDDNLEEGVLEQANSEVRELQLALGAHLRDARRGQRLRSGAHVVVAGPPNAGKSSLVNLLSRKPVSIVSPEPGTTRDVLETPVDLAGFPALLSDTAGLREGAGPVEQEGVRRARERLEQADLILAVLDASDLASPSSRNFLDTVVAPAGAGSPNGNSQRLLLVLNKSDLLPPGGPDPSPNLRPHLLLSCLTGEGLDGLLEALRKELAEVCGDPSTGPPLLTRARHQHHLQGCLDALGHYTQTKDLALAAEALRLARGHLARITGGGGTEEILDIIFRDFCVGK encoded by the exons ATGTGGCGGGGGTTGTGGACCCTGGTAGCCCGGGCCGCACGTGGGCCTCGCAG TCCCAGACCGTGCACGCGCCAGGGCAGCGGCGTCCCGGTCCCCGGTTCCGGGGCCACTATCTTCGCGCTGAGTTCCGGCCACGGCCGCTGCGGCATCGCGGTGATCCGAACCAGCGGCCCCGCCAGCGGCCACGCCCTCCGGAGCCTCACGGCGCCCCGGGACTTGCCCCCGGCTCGCAGCGCCTGCCTGCGCCTGCTCAGCCACCCCCGTTCCGGGGAGCCGTTGGATCGCGCGCTGGTGCTCTGGTTCCCAG GTCCCCAAAGTTTCACGGGTGAGGACTGCGCCGAGTTCCACGTGCACGGAGGCCCGGCGGTGGTGAGTGGCGTCCTGCAGGCCCTGG GTAGCGTGCCAGGGCTGCGGCCAGCGGAGGCCGGTGAGTTCACCAGACGGGCATTCGCCCACGGGAAGCTGAGCCTGACCGAGGTGGAGGGGCTGGCGGATCTAATTCATGCGGAAACCGAGGCGCAGCGGCGGCAGGCGCTGAGACAGCTGGACGGAGAACTGGGCCACCTCTGCCACGGCTGGGCCGGGACCCTCACTAAG gctctggcTCATGTGGAGGCCTATATCGACTTTGGTGAGGATGACAACCTGGAGGAGGGCGTCCTGGAGCAAG CTAACAGCGAAGTGCGGGAGCTGCAGCTGGCACTGGGCGCACATCTTCGAGATGCCAGGCGCGGGCAGAGGCTTCGCTCAGGGGCGCACGTAGTGGTCGCAGGACCCCCCAACGCTGGCAAGAGCAGCCTGGTGAACCTACTCA GCCGGAAGCCTGTGTCCATAGTGTCTCCGGAACCGGGGACCACCCGCGACGTGCTGGAGACCCCCGTGGACCTGGCCGGGTTCCCGGCGCTGCTGAGCGACACGGCGGGGTTGCGGGAGGGCGCTGGGCCCGTGGAGCAGGAGGGCGTGCGGCGCGCCCGGGAGAG GCTTGAGCAGGCTGACCTCATTCTGGCCGTGCTGGATGCTTCTGACCTGGCCTCTCCGTCCAGCCGCAACTTCCTGGACACCGTTGTCGCCCCCGCCGGAGCTGGGAGCCCCAATGGGAACAGCCAGCGCCTCCTGCTGGTGCTCAACAAATCGGACTTACTGCCTCCAGGCGGCCCCGACCCCAGTCCCAACCTGCGCCCGCACCTGCTGCTGTCCTGCTTGACCGGAGAGGGGCTGGATGGCCTCCTGGAGGCGCTGAGGAAGGAGCTGGCCGAAGT GTGTGGGGACCCGTCCACAGGCCCACCGCTCCTGACGCGTGCAAGGCACCAGCATCACCTACAGGGCTGCCTGGACGCTCTTGGCCACTACACGCAGACTAAGGACCTGGCCCTGGCTGCTGAGGCTCTGCGACTCGCCCGGGGGCACCTGGCCCGCATCACCGGCGGAGGGGGCACTGAGGAAATCCTGGATATCATCTTCCGGGACTTCTGCGTGGGCAAGTGA
- the ANO8 gene encoding anoctamin-8, protein MAEATSNAGGTSLEGERGKRPPPEGEPAAPASGVLDKLFGKRLLQAGRYLVSHKAWMKTVPTENCDVLMTFPDTTDDHTLLWLLNHIRVGIPELIVQVRHHRHTRAYAFFVTATYESLLRGADELGLRKAVKAEFGGGTRGFSCEEDFIYENVESELRFFTSQERQSIIRFWLQNLRAKQGEALHNVRFLEDQPIIPELAARGIIQQVFPVHEQRILNRLMKSWVQAVCENQPLDDICDYFGVKIAMYFAWLGFYTSAMVYPAVFGSVLYTFTEADQTSRDVSCVVFALFNVVWSTLFLEEWKRRGAELAYKWGTLDSPGEAVEEPRPQFRGIRRISPVTRAEEFYYPPWKRLLFQLLVSLPLCLTCLACVFLLMLGCFQLQELVLSVKGLPRLARFLPKVVLALLVSVSAEGYKKLAIWLNDMENYRLESAYEKHLIIKVVLFQFVNSYLSLFYIGFYLKDMERLKEMLATLLITRQFLQNVREVLQPHLYRRLGRGELGLQAAWELARALLGLLSLQRPAPRRLEPQAEEGGGGGSGGRRCLSGGCGAPEEEEEATVERRPAGEGGEMGDGPRGGKEEEEEEEEDEEEEEEEEDEEEEGEESGLLDCGLRLKKVSFAERGAGRRRPGPEALLEEGSPTMVEKGLEPGVFTLAEEDDEAEGAPGSPEREPPAVLLRRAGGEGRDQGPDGGPDPEPGSGDSARRQRRQNRSSWIDPPEEEHSPQLTQAELESCMKKYEDTFQDYQEMFVQFGYVVLFSSAFPLAALCALVNNLIEIRSDALKLCTGLQRPFGQRVESIGQWQKVMEAMGVLAIVVNCYLIGQCGQLQRLFPWLSPEAAIVSVVVLEHFALLLKYLIHVAIPDIPGWVAEEMAKLEYQRREAFKRHERQAQHRYQQQQRRRREEEERQRHAEHHARRERDASGREEARAEGSGLDPAAPEKASAKAKGSGAGGHGQERPKRPGSLLAPNNVMKLKQIIPLQGKFLSSGAASSLASAGAGPAARPPPAQSPTGSDTRLPAFLSFKFLKSPETRRDPERSHSPPKAFHAGKLFPFGGARADAGSNGAGGQARLDGTPSGGGGRAQRSGPVDEAAAEEPDAPRPEEEGSGTALAPVGAPALRTRRSRSPAPPPPPPTPLPRPPTPPAGCWQWDGPWGCGGEGAAPRQAPAPAAAECPPCALAGPPPAPQPLPGDASFYSLPPPPLPPTSEPPEPPAPSPSPSPSPQAVCWPSGWH, encoded by the exons ATGGCCGAAGCCACCTCCAACGCCGGGGGCACGTCCCTGGAGGGCGAGCGTGGCAAGAGGCCCCCGCCTGAGGGCGAGCCTGCAGCCCCGGCGTCCGGAGTTCTGG ACAAGCTTTTTGGGAAGCGGCTCCTGCAGGCTGGTCGCTACCTGGTGTCCCACAAGGCGTGGATGAAGACGGTGCCCACGGAGAACTGCGATGTGCTGATGACCTTTCCAG ACACGACTGATGACCACACGCTGCTATGGCTGCTGAACCACATCCGCGTGGGCATCCCCGAGCTCATCGTACAAGTCCGCCACCACCGCCACACGCGTGCCTATGCCTTCTTCGTCACCGCCACGTATGAGAG CCTGCTTCGAGGAGCCGACGAGCTGGGTCTGCGCAAAGCAGTGAAGGCCGAGTTTGGCGGGGGCACCCGCGGCTTCTCCTGCGAGGAGGACTTCATCTACGAGAATGTGGAGAGTGAGCTGCGCTTCTTCACCTCCCAG GAACGCCAGAGCATCATCCGCTTCTGGCTGCAGAACCTGCGAGCCAAGCAGGGCGAGGCACTACACAACGTGCGCTTCCTGGAGGACCAGCCAATCA TCCCTGAGCTGGCAGCCCGCGGGATCATCCAGCAGGTGTTCCCGGTCCATGAGCAGCGCATCCTGAACCGCCTCATGAAGTCGTGGGTGCAAGCTGTGTGTGAAAACCAGCCTCTAG ATGACATCTGTGACTACTTCGGAGTAAAGATTGCCATGTACTTTGCCTGGCTGGGTTTCTACACATCAGCGATGGTATACCCAGCCGTCTTTGGCTCTGTCCTGTACACTTTTACGGAGGCTGATCAG ACAAGCCGGGATGTATCGTGTGTGGTTTTTGCCCTCTTCAACGTGGTCTGGTCAACCCTGTTCTTGGAGGAGTGGAAACGGAGGGGGGCGGAGCTGGCCTACAAATGGGGGACGCTGGACTCACCTGGGGAAGCAGTGGAGGAGCCACGGCCCCAGTTCAGG gGTATCCGGCGCATCAGCCCTGTGACGCGGGCTGAGGAGTTCTACTACCCACCCTGGAAGCGGCTGCTTTTCCAGCTGCTCGTGAGTCTCCCCTTGTGCCTCACCTGCCTGGCCTGTGTGTTCCTGCTCATGCTCGGCTGCTTCCAGCTGCAG GAGCTGGTGCTGAGCGTGAAAGGGCTGCCTCGTCTTGCCCGCTTCCTGCCCAAGGTCGTGCTGGCCCTGCTGGTCAGCGTGAGCGCAGAGGGCTACAAGAAGCTCGCCATCTGGCTCAACGACATGG AGAATTACCGGCTGGAGAGCGCCTATGAGAAGCACCTCATCATCAAAGTCGTCCTG TTCCAGTTTGTCAACTCATACCTGAGCCTCTTCTACATTGGCTTCTACCTCAAGGACATGGAGCGCTTGAAAGAG atGCTGGCCACTCTGCTGATCACCCGCCAGTTCCTCCAGAACGTGCGTGAGGTCCTGCAGCCGCACCTGTACCGGCGGCTGGGCCGTGGCGAGCTTGGCCTGCAGGCTGCCTGGGAGCTGGCCCGTGCCCTGCTTGGCCTGCTGAGCCTCCAGCGCCCTGCACCCCGCCGCCTTGAACCCCAGGCCGAAGAGGGTGGCGGAGGCGGCAGCGGGGGCCGCAGGTGTCTCAGTGGgggctgtggggcacctgaggaggaggaggaggctacCGTGGAGCGGCGGCCcgcaggggaaggtggggagatgggggatgggccccggggaggcaaggaggaagaagaggaggaggaggaggatgaggaggaggaggaggaggaggaagatgaggaggaggagggtgaggagagcGGCCTCCTGGACTGTGGGCTCCGGCTGAAGAAGGTCAGCTTTGCCGAACGAGGGGCTGGGCGGCGGCGACCTGGCCCAGAGGccctcctggaggaggggagcccCACTATGGTGGAGAAGGGGCTGGAGCCGGGAGTATTCACACTGGCTGAAGAAGACGATGAGGCCGAAGGGGCTCCCGGCAGTCCCGAGCGGGAGCCTCCGGCCGTCCTGCTCCGCCGGGCTGGGGGCGAGGGCCGTGACCAGGGGCCAGACGGGGGCCCAGACCCGGAGCCAGGTTCGGGCGACTCAGCCCGGAGGCAGCGGCGACAGAATCGGTCATCCTGGATTGACCCACCCGAGGAGGAGCACTCACCCCAGCTTACCCAGGCCGAGCTTGAGAGCTGTATGAAGAAGTACGAG gACACGTTCCAGGACTACCAGGAGATGTTCGTGCAGTTCGGCTATGTGGTACTCTTCTCGTCTGCCTTCCCCCTGGCCGCTCTGTGCGCCCTGGTCAACAACCTCATCGAGATCCGAAGCGACGCCCTCAAGCTGTGCACGGGGCTGCAGCGGCCCTTCGGGCAACGGGTTGAGAGCATCGGCCAGTGGCAG AAGGTGATGGAGGCCATGGGTGTCCTGGCGATCGTGGTCAACTGCTACCTGATCGGCCAGTGCGGGCAGCTGCAGCGCCTCTTCCCCTGGCTCAGCCCCGAAGCGGCCATCGTGTCTGTGGTGGTGCTCGAG CACTTCGCTCTGCTCCTCAAGTACCTCATCCACGTGGCCATCCCCGACATCCCAGGCTGGGTGGCCGAGGAGATGGCCAAGCTTGAGTACCAGCGCCGGGAGGCCTTCAAG AGACACGAACGCCAGGCCCAGCACCGCtatcagcagcagcagcggcggcggcgggaggaggaggagcgccAGCGCCACGCGGAGCACCATGCCCGGCGAGAGCGCGACGCCAGCGGCCGGGAGGAGGCTCGGGCCGAAGGCTCAGGGCTGGACCCTGCTGCCCCTGAGAAGGCCTCTGCCAAGGCCAAGGGCAGTGGGGCAGGCGGCCACGGGCAAGAGCGGCCCAAGCGCCCGGGGTCCTTGCTGGCACCCAACAACGTCATGAAGCTGAAACAGATCATCCCGCTGCAGGGCAAGTTCCTGTCGTCTGGGGCCGCATCCTCACTGGCCAGCGCGGGGGCTGGCCCTGCCGCCCGGCCACCCCCTGCCCAGTCACCCACGGGTAGCGACACCCGCCTGCCAGCCTTCCTCAGCTTCAAATTCCTCAAGTCGCCTGAGACACGGCGGGACCCAGAGCGTAGCCACTCACCGCCCAAGGCCTTCCACGCTGGCAAGCTCTTTCCTTTCGGTGGGGCCCGGGCTGACGCCGGGTCCAAcggggcaggtgggcaggcccGGCTGGATGGGACCCCCAGCGGCGGAGGAGGCCGAGCCCAGCGGAGTGGGCCGGTGGACGAGGCTGCGGCTGAGGAGCCGGACGCCCCCCGGCCTGAAGAGGAAGGCTCAG GGACAGCGCTGGCCCCCGTGGGCGCCCCTGCCCTCCGCACCCGCCGCAGCCGgagccccgcgccgccgccgccgccgccaacGCCGCTGCCCCGGCCCCCGACGCCGCCCGCAGGCTGCTGGCAGTGGGACGGGCCGTGGGGCTGCGGGGGCGAGGGCGCCGCCCCCCGccaggcccccgcccccgccgccgccgagTGCCCGCCCTGCGCCCTCGCcgggcccccgcccgccccgcagCCCCTGCCGGGGGACGCCAGCTTCTACAGCCTCCCGCCCCCGCCGCTGCCGCCCACCTCCGAGCCCCCGGAGCCCCCGGCGCCCtcgcccagccccagccccagcccccaggccgTGTGCTGGCCCAGCGGCTGGCATTAG